From the genome of Chanos chanos chromosome 5, fChaCha1.1, whole genome shotgun sequence, one region includes:
- the LOC115811161 gene encoding serine/threonine-protein kinase tousled-like 2 — protein sequence MMEELHSLDPRRQELLEARFTGVGVAKGTGHSESSNQSLCSVGSLSDKELETPEKKGGDQRTRKRKGDPFDQGKGGPRGHKISDYFEFAGGSGPGTSPARGIPPLVRASPQHSLSNPPVPVQQGSPSSIGSANTDHSTGSLKPQSLHSSHKATQSDLTIEKLTALENNKNSDLEKKEGRIDDLLRANCDLRRQIDEQQRILERYKERLNKCVTMSKKLLIEKSKQEKMACRDKSMQDRLRLGHFTTVRHGASFTEQWTDGYAFQNLIKQQERINSQREDIERQRKQLGKRKPPPMVQTPPLSLEPNKRKSKNNGAESEALSLAEYHEQEEIFKLRLGYLKKEEAEIQAELERLERVRNLHIRELKRIHNEDNSQFKDHPTLNDRYLLLHLLGRGGFSEVYKAFDLTEQRYAAVKIHQLNKNWREEKKENYHKHACREYRIHKELDHPRIVKLYDYFSLDTDSFCTVLEYCEGNDLDFYLKQHKLMSEKEARSIIMQIVSALKYLNEIRPPIIHYDLKPGNILLVNGTACGEIKITDFGLSKIMDDDSYNSVDGMELTSQGAGTYWYLPPECFVVGKEPPKISNKVDVWSVGVIFYQSLYGRKPFGHNQSQQDILQENTILKATEVQFPAKPVVSSEAKAFIRRCLAYRKEDRIDVHQLASDPYLMPHIRKSLNMPPLAPPAASTSGSYNSSASN from the exons atgaTGGAGGAACTGCACAGTCTGGACCCACGGCGACAGGAGTTACTTGAGGCCCGATTCACTGGAGTTGGTGTGGCCAAG GGTACAGGTCATAGTGAGTCTTCCAATCAAAGCCTATGCAGCGTGGGATCTCTCAGTGACAAAGAACTtgag ACACCAGAGAAAAAGGGTGGTGACCAAAGAACACGGAAAAGAAAAGGCGACCCTTTCGATCAAG GAAAAGGTGGCCCAAGAGGACACAAAATTAGTGATTATTTTGAG ttTGCGGGTGGTAGTGGTCCTGGTACCAGCCCGGCTCGGGGTATCCCACCGCTGGTCCGTGCTTCCCCCCAGCACTCCCTTTCTAACCCTCCAGTGccg GTGCAGCAAGGTAGTCCTTCCTCCATAGGCTCTGCGAACACAGACCACTCCACAGGCTCTCTGAAACCTCAGTCACTGCACTCATCTCATAAAGCCACTCAG tctGATCTCACAATAGAGAAACTCACAGCACTAGAAAACAACAAGAACTCTGACCTAGAGAAGAAAGAAGGCAGGATAGATGACCTGCTACGG GCAAACTGTGATTTGAGGCGTCAGATTGACGAGCAGCAAAGGATACTAGAACGGTACAAAGAACGACTCAACAAATGTGTCACCATGAGCAAGAAACTGCTCATAGAGAag tcaaaGCAGGAGAAGATGGCGTGCCGAGATAAGAGTATGCAGGATCGTCTACGATTGGGGCACTTCACAACTGTCCGACATGGAGCCTCATTTACTGAGCAGTGGACAGATGGTTACGCCTTCCAGAATCTTATAAA GCAGCAGGAACGCATCAACTCACAACGTGAAGATattgaaagacagaggaaacagcTGGGAAAGAGGAAACCACCTCCCATGGTTCAAACTCCTCCCCTTAGTCTGGAGCCAAACAAAcgcaaaagcaaaaacaacggAGCCGAGAGTGAAGC GTTGTCACTGGCAGAGTATCACGAGCAAGAGGAGATTTTCAAACTAAGACTTGGCTATTTAAAGAAG GAGGAGGCAGAGATCCAGGCAGAGCTGGAACGGTTGGAGAGAGTACGGAATCTTCACATCAGGGAGCTGAAGAGAATACACAATGAGGACAACTCACA GTTCAAAGACCACCCCACACTAAACGACCGCTACCTGTTACTGCATCTGCTTGGTAGAGGTGGCTTCAGTGAAGTCTACAAG GCATTTGACTTGACAGAGCAGAGATATGCAGCTGTTAAAATCCACCAGCTCAATAAGaactggagagaggagaagaaggagaattACCATAA ACATGCATGCAGGGAGTACCGAATCCACAAAGAATTGGACCATCCTAGAATTGTCAAACTCTATGACTACTTTTCACTGGATACAGACTC gTTCTGCACAGTTCTGGAGTACTGTGAGGGAAACGATCTGGATTTCTACTTGAAGCAGCACAAGTTAATGTCAGAGAAAGAAGCAAGGTCCATCATTATGCAGATAGTCAGTGCCCTTAAATATCTGAACGAGATTCGCCCACCGATAATCCACTATGACCTTAAACCAG GTAATATCCTGCTGGTGAATGGCACAGCTTGTGGGGAGATTAAGATCACAGATTTTGGCCTTTCAAAGATTATGGACGATGACAGTTATAACTCAGTAGATGGCATGGAGCTCACGTCGCAAGGAGCAGGAACCTATTG GTACTTGCCTCCAGAATGCTTTGTCGTCGGGAAGGAGCCACCCAAAATCTCTAATAAAGTGGATGTTTGGTCAGTGGGGGTGATCTTCTACCAGAGTCTATATGGAAGGAAG CCATTTGGACATAACCAGTCCCAGCAGGATATTCTGCAAGAGAACACTATTCTGAAAGCCACAGAGGTGCAGTTTCCTGCCAAACCCGTGGTCTCCTCAGAAGCCAAG GCATTTATCCGCCGCTGTCTAGCCTACAGGAAGGAGGACCGTATTGATGTGCACCAGCTGGCCAGTGACCCCTATCTCATGCCTCACATCCGCAAATCCCTCAATATGCCTCCTCTGGCACCCCCTGCCGCCTCCACATCAGGTTCCTACAACAGCAGTGCTtcaaactga